From one Triticum aestivum cultivar Chinese Spring chromosome 4B, IWGSC CS RefSeq v2.1, whole genome shotgun sequence genomic stretch:
- the LOC123090840 gene encoding microsomal glutathione S-transferase 3, which produces MAVLVELTKEYGYVVLVVVAYAFLNFWMSFQVGAARKKYKVFYPTMYATEAENKDAKRFNCVQRGHQNSLEMMPLFFVTVLLGGLQHPVVAAALGLLYTVARFFYFKGYATGVPENRLKLGGLNFLAIIGLILCTASFGINLVIREAI; this is translated from the exons ATGGCGGTGTTGGTGGAGCTGACCAAGGAATACGGCTACGTGGTGCTCGTCGTGGTGGCCTACGCCTTCCTCAACTTCTGGATGAGCTTCCAGGTCGGCGCCGCCCGCAAGAA GTACAAGGTGTTCTACCCCACCATGTACGCCACCGAGGCGGAGAACAAGGACGCCAAGCGCTTCAACTGCGTCcag AGGGGGCACCAGAACTCGCTGGAGATGATGCCGCTCTTCTTCGTCACGGTGCTGCTCGGTGGCCTGCAGCACCCGGTCGTCGCCGCCGCGCTGGGGCTCCTCTACACCGTCGCCAGGTTCTTCTACTTCAAGGGCTACGCCACCGGCGTCCCGGAGAACCGCCTCAAGCTTGG GGGGCTCAACTTCTTGGCGATCATCGGGCTGATCCTCTGCACGGCGTCGTTCGGCATCAACCTTGTCATCAGGGAGGCGATCTGA